In Streptomyces longhuiensis, the following proteins share a genomic window:
- a CDS encoding transglycosylase SLT domain-containing protein, giving the protein MSATILRRIAAPKKALAGVALAAATAGMVMAAAPASNAAATSSPKSIAQQKMSAAQFACFDKIVSHESGWNPHATNASSGAYGLVQALPANKMASAGGDWKSNPETQIKWGLNYMNERYGSPCAAWTHWQSAGSY; this is encoded by the coding sequence TTGTCCGCCACCATCCTCCGCCGCATCGCCGCTCCGAAGAAGGCCCTCGCCGGTGTCGCCCTGGCTGCCGCCACCGCCGGCATGGTCATGGCCGCCGCCCCGGCGTCGAACGCCGCCGCCACCTCTTCGCCGAAGTCGATCGCCCAGCAGAAGATGAGCGCCGCACAGTTCGCGTGCTTCGACAAGATCGTGTCCCACGAGAGCGGCTGGAACCCCCACGCGACGAACGCGTCGTCGGGTGCCTACGGCCTGGTCCAGGCTCTGCCCGCCAACAAGATGGCCTCGGCCGGCGGCGACTGGAAGTCGAACCCCGAGACCCAGATCAAGTGGGGCCTCAACTACATGAACGAGCGCTACGGCAGCCCCTGCGCCGCCTGGACCCACTGGCAGTCCGCCGGCTCGTACTGA